Within the Microbacterium sp. 1S1 genome, the region AAGAGCGGGTCGGGCAAGTCCACCCTCATGCACCTGCTGGCGCTGCTCGACCGGCCGGACGACGGCGAGATCCTGGTCGACGGGGCTGTCGCGTCCGAGCTTCCGAAGCGTGCCGTGAACCGGATCCGCAACCAGCGCTTCGGATTCGTCTTCCAGCAGTTCTTCGTCATCCCCAATGCGTCGGTGCTGGAGAACGTGATGCTACCGCTGAAGATCGCGGGCGTTCCGAGGGCGGAACGCCGTCGACGCGCACTGACCGCCCTGAGCCGGTTCGGCCTGGAGGACAAGGCCGGGAACCGAGCGAACGACCTGTCCGGAGGGCAGAAGCAGCGGGTCGTGTTGGCCAGGGCGCTCGTCGCCGAGCCTGAGGTGATCTTCGCCGACGAACCCACCGGCAACCTCGATAGCAGCACCGGCGCGATCGTCGAGAAAGAGCTGTTCGCCCTTCAGCGGGATCACGGGATCACGCTCGTGATCGTGACGCACGATGAGGATCTCGCTGCCCGCTGTGACCGCCGGGTGGTCGTCCGGGACGGCCGGGTCTGGGACGAGACGGAGGTGGCGGCATGAGCGCCCTCGATCTGATCCGCACCGCCGTCGCCCAGACGTTCCGCAGCAAGCTGCGCACCACCCTGACGGTGCTGGCGCTTTTCGTCGGTGCGTTCACGCTCTCCCTCACGACCGCACTCGGCGCTGGCGTCTCGGACTACGTTGCGAAGCAGGTCGCCGCGCTCGGAGCCGACGACGTGCTGCTCATCTCCGCGGGCACGTCAGCTGCGACGACCGACTCGGGGCTCCAGCTCTACGATCCCGAGACCTCAACGGCCGCGAACGGCACGGCCAACCCGCTCACGGGAGGGGGTGCGCTCACGCCGGCCGACGTCTCCGCGCTGGAGCGGATCGACGGGCTCTCGGCCGTGACACCGCTCTCCGCCGTCGCGATCGACTGGATCGAGGGGCCGAGCGGTGACCGCTACGAGTTCGCGATCGCGCCGACCTCGTCGATCGCTCACGCAGACCTCGCGGCCGGAACACAGCTCGCCCCGGAGGCATCGGAGAATCAGATCACCGTACCGCTCGACTACGTGGAGGCTCTCGGCGTCCAAGACGCGCAGGACGCGGTGGGTCGCACTGTCCAGCTCGGGTTCACCGATGTGTTGGGTGGAGACCACACGATCGAGGCGACGATCGTCGGCGTCTCCAACACCAGCCTCCTGAACGCGGGTGCCGGCGCGAACACCGCGCTCGTCGACGAGGTGGCCTCGCGGCAGCGCGCGGGCTCCACGGCGCCCGAGCGCTATCAGGCGGCGGTCGCCACCTTCGACCCCGGCGCCGGGCAGGATGCGGTCGACCGCATCAAGGTGGAGGTCTCCGCGGCGGGAATGACCGCCCAGACCGTGCAGGACCAGCTCGGGCTCGTGCAGACCGTCATCGGCGGCATCATCGGCGTCCTCACTGCATTCGCGGTGATCGCGCTCCTGGCTGCGGCGTTCGGCATCGTCAACACGTTGCTGATGAGCGTGCAGGAGCGGACCCGAGAGATCGGGCTCATGAAGGCGATGGGTGAGAGCGACGCGCGAGTGTTCGCCCTGTTCAGCATCGAGGCTGCGGTCATCGGCCTGCTCGGAAGCGTTCTTGGTGTCGCGGTAGCGGTACTCGTGGGGCTTCCGCTGAACGCGGCCCTCGCGCAGGGGCCGCTGTCCGGCCTCGCCGGCCTCGACCTGCTGCTCTT harbors:
- a CDS encoding ABC transporter ATP-binding protein, with the protein product METIRPANPAPLTLEARHLTKSYGKGDGRFRALDDVSVEVVRGESLAIVGKSGSGKSTLMHLLALLDRPDDGEILVDGAVASELPKRAVNRIRNQRFGFVFQQFFVIPNASVLENVMLPLKIAGVPRAERRRRALTALSRFGLEDKAGNRANDLSGGQKQRVVLARALVAEPEVIFADEPTGNLDSSTGAIVEKELFALQRDHGITLVIVTHDEDLAARCDRRVVVRDGRVWDETEVAA
- a CDS encoding ABC transporter permease, which codes for MSALDLIRTAVAQTFRSKLRTTLTVLALFVGAFTLSLTTALGAGVSDYVAKQVAALGADDVLLISAGTSAATTDSGLQLYDPETSTAANGTANPLTGGGALTPADVSALERIDGLSAVTPLSAVAIDWIEGPSGDRYEFAIAPTSSIAHADLAAGTQLAPEASENQITVPLDYVEALGVQDAQDAVGRTVQLGFTDVLGGDHTIEATIVGVSNTSLLNAGAGANTALVDEVASRQRAGSTAPERYQAAVATFDPGAGQDAVDRIKVEVSAAGMTAQTVQDQLGLVQTVIGGIIGVLTAFAVIALLAAAFGIVNTLLMSVQERTREIGLMKAMGESDARVFALFSIEAAVIGLLGSVLGVAVAVLVGLPLNAALAQGPLSGLAGLDLLLFQPQGMLGVVALIVVLAFVAGTLPARRASLKTPIDALRYE